The Carcharodon carcharias isolate sCarCar2 chromosome 15, sCarCar2.pri, whole genome shotgun sequence genome includes a window with the following:
- the b9d1 gene encoding B9 domain-containing protein 1 isoform X1 gives MLSAKPSVFLLMVNGQIESADFPEFDELYCKYSYVYGQDWAPTTGLEEGISQITSKNRDCNQCFVWNFPMEITFKSTNPFGWPQIVISVYGTDLFGNDVVRGYGGVHVPTTPGRHKRTIPMFVPESSSKLQKLTSWLMGRRPEFTDPKVVAQGEGREACCLYLSKMISVGTQHFTQIWMTGDTEQISIQLLNADLSRRKMQQIIHNSYPMWV, from the exons TTTCCAGAGTTTGATGAGCTGTATTGCAAATATTCCTATGTATATGGACAAGACTGGGCTCCAACAACA GGTCTGGAGGAAGGGATATCCCAGATCACCTCTAAAAATAGGGATTGCAATCAATGCTTTGTGTGGAACTTTCCGATGGAGATCACATTCAAGAGCACTAACCCATTTGGCT GGCCACAGATAGTTATAAGTGTGTATGGAACTGATTTGTTTGGAAATGATGTGGTCCGTGGCTATGGAGGTGTTCATGTTCCCACAACTCCTGGAAG GCATAAGAGAACCATACCAATGTTTGTCCCAGAGTCTTCGTCTAAACTGCAAAAGTTAACAAG CTGGCTTATGGGAAGGCGCCCAGAATTCACAGATCCTAAAGTGGTTGCACAAGGGGAAGGAAGAGAAG CCTGTTGTCTCTATCTAAGCAAAATGATATCAGTTGGAACTCAGCATTTCACTCAAATATGGATGACAGGTGATACAGAACAAATCTCTATTCAACTTCTGAATGCAGATCTGAGCAGGAGAAAAATGCAACAGATTATTCACAATAGTTATCCAATGTGGGTATGA
- the b9d1 gene encoding B9 domain-containing protein 1 isoform X2 translates to MMCQVLIQFPEFDELYCKYSYVYGQDWAPTTGLEEGISQITSKNRDCNQCFVWNFPMEITFKSTNPFGWPQIVISVYGTDLFGNDVVRGYGGVHVPTTPGRHKRTIPMFVPESSSKLQKLTSWLMGRRPEFTDPKVVAQGEGREACCLYLSKMISVGTQHFTQIWMTGDTEQISIQLLNADLSRRKMQQIIHNSYPMWV, encoded by the exons TTTCCAGAGTTTGATGAGCTGTATTGCAAATATTCCTATGTATATGGACAAGACTGGGCTCCAACAACA GGTCTGGAGGAAGGGATATCCCAGATCACCTCTAAAAATAGGGATTGCAATCAATGCTTTGTGTGGAACTTTCCGATGGAGATCACATTCAAGAGCACTAACCCATTTGGCT GGCCACAGATAGTTATAAGTGTGTATGGAACTGATTTGTTTGGAAATGATGTGGTCCGTGGCTATGGAGGTGTTCATGTTCCCACAACTCCTGGAAG GCATAAGAGAACCATACCAATGTTTGTCCCAGAGTCTTCGTCTAAACTGCAAAAGTTAACAAG CTGGCTTATGGGAAGGCGCCCAGAATTCACAGATCCTAAAGTGGTTGCACAAGGGGAAGGAAGAGAAG CCTGTTGTCTCTATCTAAGCAAAATGATATCAGTTGGAACTCAGCATTTCACTCAAATATGGATGACAGGTGATACAGAACAAATCTCTATTCAACTTCTGAATGCAGATCTGAGCAGGAGAAAAATGCAACAGATTATTCACAATAGTTATCCAATGTGGGTATGA